The nucleotide sequence TAGTGTTCGGGAAATAGTCGAGAATTGTGGAACGACCCGCCAAACGTTTTACCGGAACTTTAAAGATAAATACGATTTGGTCAATTGGTATTTTGACAAAATTGTTCAAAAGACCATCAAACAGATGGGACTGAGTCTGTCTTTAGAAGAAGGGTTAA is from Veillonellales bacterium and encodes:
- a CDS encoding TetR family transcriptional regulator codes for the protein MKFSERTRYTLANSIKELMRNIPLDKISVREIVENCGTTRQTFYRNFKDKYDLVNWYFDKIVQKTIKQMGLSLSLEEGL